TCAGCAGCTGTAACTGTAAGTTTCACTGGTGCTGCACGGTCAAGTGCGAGCGGTGCACGCAGGTCGTGACCAAATACTACTGCGCGCGCAGGGAGAGAGTGCGCAGGCCTCAGAACAGCACAAGGAAAAGTGGGAGAAGGCCCCGCGTGCAGCGCAGTTGATTTGCGCCTGTACAGACTGTGGTTATCTATACTTGAGGATAACTATGAAGTGGACAGCTTATTTTAATATTCGCTATTTAAACATGTTTTATTACAGTTCATTTTATCCATGTTCATCTGTCTGGGATTGTATGTCTTGTATGTTGTTACCCAAACATTTTACACGTGATTTCTCCTGTAACTTGTTTATGATCAACATATCTTCTCATCCATCCCACATCGGGTGACGAACTATTTCCACTTTTGTCCCTTATTTAAAATGCACTTTATAGGCTCTAACATTTTGACAATCGAATAGATATGTGATATgttctaaaaatatatatattccttTGATAAATGTGTGTTTATCATCACAATGTTATTTTGTTCATGCACGTTTAAGTTTACTTGTCACTTTGGAGAAATATGGGTGTCTAAATGGGTTAGAGGCCTATGCGTACATTCGGTGTGCCCTTTTTGATATCAATTATGACATTGTTTTAAGTGTCATTatcacatgtttttatttttgtacagGGAATTGCatattaaatatttgaattttaTTTCGAGTCCTGTTCTGAATTTACTTCCTGTGCCGATGAAGTTAGTCGCATTTATTATTCTGATTTGGCAGTCTGTTTTTGTTTATTGGTGGTGTTGAGGGCGAGGTCTCCACGGGAGGCTGGGATCATCTCATTAATCTGGCCGCTGGTGTCATCGCCTGAGGGAAGAAAATAAACTGTCTTGTCCTGACACCCTTTGAAGTTCTCAATAGGCGTTTCCTCCAGTCTTATTTATGTGGCCATTGTCCAATCAGCGTCCTCGGAACCCCGAGACAAAGGACAAGGTTCCCATTTGTTTCTGATTCCTTCTCTTAAATTGAAAGGCGAAAGCTGCGTGTCCTCATCACATTCCCAGATCTCTCCCTTAGTGTCGGAGGTAAAAACACTAACAATGGTCTTCTGTTCGTTCCTTTGGCTCCTGGTGCTTTTCCTTCTCCACAAAACTCTTCTTGGACATGCCTGGTAAGACCCCACTTctaacacattttatttataacGTTTTTAGTTTTCATTTAGCTAGTGTCTCGGTTTTAAAAGGTTGTTTCAGGCTATATTGTCTCTGTTCTTTCAGGGCCGTGAACAATTTTCTTATGACTGGACCCAAGGTAAGATTTGTATTCGAATTGTTTGCTTTATAAGTAACCTTAGGGAAAACAAGTGCTCCAAACTATTATGCAAAGATTCCCAAAAGGTACTCCTGGCATCATGAGTGCACGAAACATTGATGGTCTTTTCAATAGGATCGTTTCAGTAGTGCGTAATGATAGACGAATGCTTAGCCTACTTTAATAGCATTTATCACAACTCAATGGGTATCCAAATGTCACTTCgattattattttgtttgttgttgaGGATATTCAATAGTGGATTTAACATGCTCTCTCCCTCTTATCTCCAGGCATATCTGACGTATGCTAGTAGCGTGCAAGTGGGCGCGCAGAGCGGGATCCAGGAATGTAAACACCAGTTTGCTTGGGACAGGTGGAACTGCCCGGAGAGTGCGCTCCAACTCTCAACTCATAAAGGCCTTCGCAGCGGTACAGAGCTTTGATACCCAATAAGTAAAATCTAATGCATAAAATGTCATATGTATGCGAGTTGAGAAGCCCTAACGCCTTGATCACACCTACAGTGTTAATGTGTTTTGGTTCACCAGAAGTCCattaatttccaatggaacgctgcgtttgccttgcagcattgcgttgcagagacagttgcagtgcgttctgtgtcgTGCATACGTTGGATAAATCGAACGTATGCATagatggcttgacagaaatggtagcagaaggggaatgttgaacttttgttgcacacttATCCAGATTATGCGGAGTACCATTTTATACAATGACGTTGTAGGTGTGTTCGAGGCTTTGGCTACATAATGCATAAACATGAATTGATATTTACCTGACATTGTGAAATATTTCAATACCTATTTATACGTTCGATGTCTGTTTCTGTAGCCACGAGTGAGACCTCTTTCGTGCACGCGATCAGCGCAGCAGGAGTCATGTACACACTGACCCGCAACTGTAGTCTCGGGGACCTGGACAACTGCGGCTGTGACGGCTCGAGAAATGGTCAAATCGGTAACGCACACAACAATGAGAGAGTAGACCTGAAGAAGGTGATAATATTCTTGCATCCTGCTATGTGTGCCCATACTCATGTTTTTGCTTGTCTCCTGTCCCAGGGGGGCGTGGGTGGTTGTGGGGCGGCTGCAGTGATAACTTGGACTTTGGGGAAAGGATGTCAAAACAGTACGTGGACGCGCTTGAGACTGGCCAGGACTCACGGGCGGCTGTCAACCTTCATAACAACGAGGCCGGTAGACTGGTGAGCTATTTCGCTCCAAACTCCTGCATGGAGAGCTATGGCATTACGCATGGGTTGACCATGGTATTACGCATTGGTTAATCTTGTTATTACACATTAATTGGCCATGTTGTGACGCATTGGTTGTGTGCCTCAATTCAATCACATTTGAGTTAATACCCACCATAACCCCTTTTTCTCTGTGTCTGTTGATCAGGCGGTGAAGGCCACCATGAAGCGCATCTGCAGGTGCCACGGTATGTCTGAGAGTTGCTCCGTTCAGACCTGCTGGATGCAGCTGTCTGACTTCAGAGACATCGGCAACTACCTCAAAATCAAACACGACCAGGCGCAGAAACTGGAGATGGACAAGAGGCGGATGAGGTCGGGCAACAGCGCCGACAACAGGGGCGCCATTGCGGACGCTTTCAGCAGCATCGCCCGAACGGAGCTCATTTACCTGGAGGAATCTCCGGACTACTGCAGTCAGAACGCCAGCCTGGGCCTTCACGGTACTGAGGGCAGGGAGTGCCTGCAGCACGGCGAGGGTTTGAACCAGTGGGAGAAGAGGAGCTGCCGCCGACTGTGCCATGAGTGCGGcctgagggtggaggagaggcggACAGAGATAGTCAGCAGCTGTAACTGCAAGTTCCAATGGTGCTGCACGGTCAAGTGTGAGAACTGCTCTCAAGTGATGGTCAAACACGTGTGTGCCAGAAGAGAGGGAGGCCACGGACACAACTATAGAAGGAGATTCCGAGGACCTAAATGAATGAAAAGAGGGAGGCCTGTGGCTTTATTCTATGCAAACTATTATGATGGCAAATGTAAAATCATGAGTTTATTTGTCATCTTATTTCAAATCTATCTTTATTCACAGACTGTCCTCCACTCCACGTGATTATGTGAAATGTTGTTCTGCACTTCCCCCCTCACCCACCCACGTTTGTCTTATTGTAGGCCTATATggatgtaaattatatatttatgTATGTGACTCATTGGAAATATTTAAtaaacaaatataaaatatacttcgCTGTTTTTGCTTCTCAATGATTATTTATGGGACTACATACAAATCTTCTGATGAATAAACAGTTaagaaaatgtgtttatttttgcTCAATGACTGCATTTTATCCTTCTGCAAAACAAATTAGAATAACACGAAATTCACTCAGTAAAATAATAGGTGAATAGGCAGGCAGTGGTGAATACGCTAGAAGGGGATTGTTACCATGTAGCCGTTCACACCTCCATCAGGGCTCAGCTTCAGCGTTGATTTAACAGCGCTTTGATGTGGACGTTGTATCGATGGCATGTTTAAGGATCGGAATGAGGATCAAGCCTTT
The sequence above is drawn from the Salmo salar chromosome ssa05, Ssal_v3.1, whole genome shotgun sequence genome and encodes:
- the LOC106604410 gene encoding protein Wnt-8a; this translates as MVFCSFLWLLVLFLLHKTLLGHAWAVNNFLMTGPKAYLTYASSVQVGAQSGIQECKHQFAWDRWNCPESALQLSTHKGLRSATSETSFVHAISAAGVMYTLTRNCSLGDLDNCGCDGSRNGQIGGRGWLWGGCSDNLDFGERMSKQYVDALETGQDSRAAVNLHNNEAGRLAVKATMKRICRCHGMSESCSVQTCWMQLSDFRDIGNYLKIKHDQAQKLEMDKRRMRSGNSADNRGAIADAFSSIARTELIYLEESPDYCSQNASLGLHGTEGRECLQHGEGLNQWEKRSCRRLCHECGLRVEERRTEIVSSCNCKFQWCCTVKCENCSQVMVKHVCARREGGHGHNYRRRFRGPK